One part of the Gossypium raimondii isolate GPD5lz chromosome 1, ASM2569854v1, whole genome shotgun sequence genome encodes these proteins:
- the LOC105785027 gene encoding probable LRR receptor-like serine/threonine-protein kinase At2g16250, whose product MEAQRNALSIFLLAVILFLIQCVVAQKARLSSPIERRALLDLRASLGLRGKDWPIKSDPCSSWLGIECRNGSVSKISVSGLKRTRLGRLSPKFNVDSLVNLTRLVSFNASGFPLPGSIPDWFGNRLANLEVLDLRSCNISGSIPGTLGNLSRLTSLYLHDNNLAGLIPATLGLLRNLKFLDLSVNSLTGSIPSSFGSFGNMERLELASNYLSESIPPSLGSLRGLQVFNVSDNNLSGSIPIQFGNLSRLVKLDLSRNSFYGSLPEELKMLRSLKMMIMADNELEGRMPVDLFSSLVELQVVDLSRNKLDGALNATIWSMPKLQSLDVSSNNFTGPFPGLRSNISATTAAMFNLSNNFFYGTLNFSLGMFRFIDLSGNYFEGKVVVNNAKRYAIIDRNCLQALKQRTLEDCRLFYTDRGLSFDNFGAPDTTQPPPAESSSESRKRLIFILAGVVGGLGFIVLLVLILVLVLRHNKGIGNQRRNADVGPVPEGDSPQLPKDPTIAGAGDPFTYEQLLLATDNFSETNLIKQGHSGDLFRGILEAGIPVVIKRVSLSSFKKESYMMELDLFRKLSHPRFVLLLGHCLEHETEKLLVYKHMPNGDLANSFYRATNSDDDSLQSLDWITRLKVATGAAEGLFHLHHECNPSLVHRDVQASSILLDDKFEVRLGSLSEVRAQEGDTHQNVLKRLLRKPQTSEPGPSASGSSSTTCAYDVYCFGKVLLELITGKLGIGKAEDASTKEWLEQSLPCISIYEKELVTKIMDPSLIVDEDLLEEVWAMAIVARSCLNPKPSKRPSMKHILKALENPLKVVREESFSSARLRTTSSRRSWGSAFFGSWRQSSSESATIPGHQNREGFSGFRQAGRVGSHGSDGIEHSSSRKRLSNEVFPEPMEMQDMEMLDEN is encoded by the exons ATGGAAGCTCAAAGAAATGCGTTATCAATATTCTTGTTAGCTGTAATCTTGTTCTTGATCCAGTGCGTGGTAGCTCAGAAAGCTCGGTTAAGTTCTCCAATCGAACGGCGGGCATTGCTGGATCTCCGCGCATCTTTAGGTCTCCGAGGCAAAGATTGGCCCATCAAGTCCGACCCCTGCTCGTCGTGGCTCGGTATCGAATGTCGGAACGGCTCCGTCTCCAAAATCAGTGTTTCCGGTTTAAAAAGAACCAGACTTGGACGACTCAGTCCCAAGTTCAATGTTGATTCTTTGGTTAATTTGACCCGGTTAGTTTCCTTCAATGCCTCTGGGTTCCCGCTTCCCGGGTCAATACCGGATTGGTTCGGAAACCGGTTGGCTAATCTCGAGGTTCTTGATCTCCGCTCATGCAATATCTCCGGTTCAATCCCTGGTACACTCGGTAACTTGAGTCGACTCACTTCTTTGTATCTTCATGATAACAATCTTGCTGGTCTGATTCCTGCTACATTGGGACTATTAAGGAACTTAAAATTTCTTGATCTTTCGGTTAATTCGCTTACCGGTTCGATTCCCTCAAGTTTTGGGTCTTTTGGAAACATGGAAAGGCTTGAACTTGCTTCAAATTACTTATCTGAGTCAATTCCACCTAGTTTAGGCTCTTTACGAGGTCTTCAAGTGTTCAATGTTTCAGATAATAATCTTTCTGGTTCAATTCCTATTCAGTTTGGCAATCTTTCAAGGCTGGTTAAGCTTGATCTTAGTAGGAATTCTTTCTACGGTTCGTTGCCGGAGGAATTAAAGATGTTAAGGAGTTTAAAAATGATGATAATGGCGGATAATGAGCTAGAAGGACGTATGCCAGTCGATTTGTTTTCAAGTCTTGTTGAGTTGCAAGTTGTGGATTTGAGTAGGAATAAGCTTGATGGTGCTCTTAATGCTACAATTTGGTCAATGCCTAAATTACAGTCCCTTGATGTATCAAGCAACAACTTTACCGGTCCATTTCCGGGTCTTAGATCTAATATTAGTGCTACTACAGCTGCCATGTTCAATCTGTCGAACAATTTCTTTTATGGAACTTTGAATTTTTCACTCGGGATGTTCAGATTCATTGATCTCTCTGGCAACTATTTTGAAGGCAAGGTAGTAGTAAACAACGCGAAAAGATACGCTATTATTGACAGGAATTGCCTTCAGGCTTTGAAACAGAGGACTTTGGAGGATTGTAGACTTTTTTACACTGATAGAGGGCtaagttttgataattttggaGCACCCGACACAACGCAGCCACCTCCTGCAGAATCTAGTTCGGAGAGCAGGAAACGGTTGATATTTATTTTGGCTGGAGTAGTTGGAGGACTTGGCTTCATTGTACTATTGGTTCTGATTCTAGTGCTCGTCTTGAGGCACAATAAGGGCATTGGAAATCAAAGAAGGAATGCAGATGTTGGGCCTGTTCCTGAAGGGGATAGTCCTCAACTTCCGAAAGATCCTACAATAGCTGGTGCTGGAGATCCATTTACATATGAGCAGTTGCTCCTAGCAACTGATAATTTTAGTGAGACGAATCTTATTAAGCAGGGCCACTCAGGTGACCTATTTCGTGGTATCTTGGAAGCTGGGATCCCAGTGGTCATCAAAAGGGTCAGTTTGAGTTCTTTCAAGAAAGAATCATACATGATGGAATTGGATTTATTCAGAAAGCTTTCTCACCCAAGATTTGTCCTGCTTTTGGGGCACTGCTTGGAGCATGAAACTGAGAAGCTTTTGGTATACAAGCATATGCCAAATGGAGATTTAGCCAATTCCTTTTACAGGGCTACCAATTCAGACGATGATAGCCTACAGTCCCTGGATTGGATTACAAGGTTAAAAGTAGCTACTGGAGCTGCTGAAGGACTGTTTCATTTGCACCATGAATGTAATCCTTCCCTAGTTCACAG GGATGTTCAAGCTAGCAGTATTCTTCTTGATGATAAATTTGAAGTGAGACTTGGAAGCCTGAGTGAAGTTCGTGCCCAGGAAGGAGATACACACCAAAATGTTCTCAAAAGGCTGCTCCGGAAACCACA GACCTCTGAGCCAGGCCCTTCAGCTTCAG GTTCTTCTTCGACTACTTGTGCTTACGATGTGTACTGTTTCGGAAAGGTATTATTAGAGCTTATAACAGGCAAGCTTGGTATTGGTAAGGCAGAAGATGCGTCTACAAAGGAGTGGCTTGAGCAATCCTTGCCTTGCATCAGTATATATGAAAAGGAATTGGTGACTAAGATCATGGATCCATCCTTGATAGTAGATGAGGATCTATTGGAGGAGGTATGGGCCATGGCAATCGTGGCAAGGTCATGCCTTAACCCCAAGCCTTCTAAACGACCCTCAATGAAGCATATTCTTAAAGCATTGGAAAACCCTTTGAAAGTAGTAAGAGAGGAGAGTTTCAGCTCCGCAAGGCTAAGAACAACATCGTCTAGGCGATCTTGGGGTTCTGCCTTCTTTGGTAGTTGGCGACAGAGCTCATCAGAGAGTGCCACCATCCCAGGCCACCAAAACAGAGAGGGTTTCAGTGGTTTTAGGCAGGCAGGTAGAGTAGGTTCTCATGGCAGCGATGGAATTGAACACTCATCTTCACGTAAAAGGTTGTCGAACGAAGTTTTCCCTGAACCCATGGAAATGCAAGACATGGAGATGTTAGATGAAAACTAA
- the LOC105785042 gene encoding uncharacterized protein LOC105785042 has translation MFNITTTFCKRISVKELVTSAPVYGTITDGSSGLSLMLRRWASKKTAGSTKNGRDSKPKNLGVKKFGGERVIPGNIIVRQRGTRFHPGNYVGIGKDHTLYALKEGCVKFEMHKLSGRKWVHVEPKEGHVLHPLYATADSGELKTAT, from the exons ATGTTTAACATTACAACAACCTTCTGCAAAAGGATAAGCGTGAAGGAGCTAGTTACCAGCGCTCCTGTGTATGGCACAATCACGG ATGGATCTTCTGGCTTAAGTTTGATGCTTAGGCGGTGGGCTAGTAAAAAAACTGCTGGATCAACTAAGAATGGAAGAGATTCAAAACCCAAGAATCTTGGGGTGAAGAAGTTTGGTGGCGAG AGGGTGATTCCTGGAAACATTATAGTTCGTCAACGAGGAACTCGTTTCCATCCTGGAAACTATGTTGGGATTGGGAAAGATCATACTCTCTATGCCCTAAAGGAAGGTTGTGTGAAATTCGAGATGCATAAGCTTAGCGGGCGCAAATGGGTACATGTTGAACCCAAGGAAGGACATGTCCTTCACCCCCTTTATGCTACTGCTGATTCAGGAGAGCTAAAGACAGCCACGTAA